A window of Natrinema salifodinae contains these coding sequences:
- a CDS encoding acyl-CoA dehydrogenase family protein, whose amino-acid sequence MEYHDSEKAKEVAGRVESFMDEVVIPREREALRTGEPISTAEIADLWDQAKERDLFAPQVPEEYGGQGLDFRDMLPSFEQVGRSLLGALAIRANAPQEGNMHTLEMVGTEEQKEEWLRPLVQGEVSSAFAMTEPKQGGGSDPKMLQSTAVKDGDEWVINAHKWWTSDGLDADFYLVMARTDLDAHPYEGTSIILVPRDADGVEVVRNIPHLGGHGITEREGGHAEVKFDNVRVPVENTIGEENEGFRIAQLRLGGGRLTHCMRYSGMAQRSLEIAKAYLGEREAFGSTLEEKQALRHRIADAETRLHAARTMVRHAARELDRSDARIEVAMAKMFTANVTDDVIDLAVQCCGGNGIGKDLPLAHFYENVRAFRIVDGADEVHRRTIARWAFEDVDEREIENALQFDENLRIDALDDRE is encoded by the coding sequence ATGGAATACCACGACTCAGAGAAGGCGAAGGAGGTCGCGGGTCGGGTCGAGTCGTTCATGGACGAGGTCGTGATCCCGCGGGAGCGGGAGGCGCTCCGGACCGGCGAGCCGATTTCGACGGCCGAGATCGCGGACCTCTGGGACCAGGCGAAGGAGCGCGACCTGTTCGCGCCGCAGGTTCCCGAGGAGTACGGCGGACAGGGGCTGGACTTCCGCGACATGCTGCCTTCCTTCGAGCAGGTCGGGCGGTCGCTGCTCGGCGCGCTGGCGATCCGCGCGAACGCACCCCAGGAGGGGAACATGCACACCCTGGAGATGGTCGGCACCGAGGAGCAGAAGGAGGAGTGGCTGCGTCCGCTCGTCCAGGGCGAGGTCTCCTCGGCGTTCGCGATGACCGAGCCAAAACAGGGCGGCGGCTCGGACCCCAAGATGCTCCAGAGCACGGCCGTCAAGGACGGCGACGAGTGGGTCATCAACGCCCACAAATGGTGGACCTCCGACGGACTCGACGCCGACTTCTATCTGGTGATGGCCCGGACCGATCTGGACGCCCACCCCTACGAAGGCACCTCGATCATCCTCGTTCCGCGGGACGCCGACGGCGTCGAGGTCGTCCGAAACATCCCCCACCTCGGCGGCCACGGCATCACCGAGCGCGAGGGCGGCCACGCCGAGGTGAAGTTCGACAACGTGCGCGTCCCCGTCGAGAACACGATCGGCGAGGAGAACGAGGGGTTCCGGATCGCCCAACTGCGCCTGGGCGGCGGTCGGCTCACCCACTGCATGCGTTACTCCGGGATGGCCCAGCGCTCGCTCGAGATCGCGAAGGCCTACCTCGGCGAGCGCGAGGCCTTCGGCTCGACGCTCGAGGAGAAACAGGCGCTGCGCCACCGGATCGCCGACGCGGAGACGCGCCTGCACGCCGCCCGGACGATGGTGCGGCACGCGGCCCGCGAACTCGACCGCAGCGACGCCCGCATCGAGGTCGCGATGGCGAAGATGTTCACGGCCAACGTCACCGACGACGTCATCGACCTGGCCGTGCAGTGTTGTGGCGGCAACGGCATCGGGAAGGACCTCCCGCTCGCGCACTTCTACGAGAACGTCCGCGCCTTCCGGATCGTCGACGGGGCCGACGAGGTCCACCGCCGCACGATCGCCCGCTGGGCGTTCGAGGACGTCGACGAGCGCGAGATCGAGAACGCCCTACAGTTCGACGAGAACCTGCGCATCGACGCCCTCGATGACCGGGAGTGA
- a CDS encoding MaoC family dehydratase yields MPRKSLAALEAMVGDTRITVADFRIEPGKVAEFARAITADDPLFRDQATAAKRGYDRVPAPPTYTQVGRFPRYTPDGIEGYGFDLGFRSEYVLHGEQRYEFERPVFVGDVLEGTTRLADVFQREGGRAGTMTFAVLETEYRDQDGDLVLTDRSTAIETSGAVDDGESDDADTERGADGESPSNGGSDSDTDANTTDATASNGGTDALDTALGASSPGAGDRERVRDVEALAVGDPGPTIVVEDVERQDFVTYAGASGDFNPIHYDEPYATAAGNESVFGQGMFTAGIASRVVTNWFELADVSAFGVRFQSRVFPGDTVVATGEIVAIDRDAGTAKADLRATTGDGAVLLTGSATVDLG; encoded by the coding sequence ATGCCGCGTAAGTCGCTCGCGGCCCTCGAAGCGATGGTCGGTGACACCCGGATCACTGTCGCGGACTTCCGGATCGAACCGGGCAAGGTTGCAGAGTTCGCGCGGGCGATCACCGCCGACGACCCGCTCTTCCGCGACCAGGCGACGGCCGCGAAACGGGGGTACGACCGCGTGCCCGCACCGCCGACCTACACGCAGGTCGGCCGGTTCCCGCGGTACACGCCGGACGGGATCGAGGGATACGGCTTCGATCTCGGCTTTCGCTCGGAGTACGTGCTCCACGGCGAGCAGCGCTACGAGTTCGAACGGCCGGTCTTCGTCGGCGACGTCCTCGAAGGAACGACCAGGCTGGCGGACGTATTCCAGCGGGAGGGCGGCCGGGCGGGGACGATGACGTTCGCCGTCCTCGAGACGGAGTATCGAGATCAGGACGGCGACCTCGTGCTCACCGACCGGTCGACCGCGATCGAGACATCGGGTGCGGTCGACGACGGGGAGAGCGACGACGCCGACACGGAGCGCGGTGCGGACGGCGAATCGCCGAGCAACGGCGGCAGCGACAGCGACACTGACGCTAATACCACCGACGCGACCGCGTCGAACGGAGGAACCGACGCCCTCGACACCGCGCTCGGTGCTTCGTCGCCCGGCGCGGGCGACCGTGAGCGAGTCCGCGACGTCGAAGCCCTCGCGGTCGGCGATCCCGGGCCGACCATCGTCGTCGAGGACGTCGAACGGCAGGACTTCGTCACGTACGCCGGCGCCAGCGGCGATTTCAACCCGATTCACTACGACGAGCCGTACGCGACCGCGGCCGGCAACGAGAGCGTTTTCGGTCAGGGGATGTTCACCGCCGGCATCGCGTCCAGGGTCGTCACGAACTGGTTCGAACTCGCGGACGTCTCGGCGTTCGGCGTCCGATTTCAGTCGCGAGTCTTCCCCGGGGACACCGTCGTCGCCACCGGCGAAATCGTCGCGATCGATCGAGACGCAGGAACGGCAAAAGCGGACCTCCGAGCGACCACGGGCGACGGCGCGGTCCTGCTCACCGGTTCGGCGACGGTCGATCTCGGCTGA